A genome region from Streptomyces sp. V3I8 includes the following:
- a CDS encoding SDR family NAD(P)-dependent oxidoreductase gives MDLGLAGKKALVTGGTRGVGRGIALALARSGVDVITCHRQDREAAASLERALGETGGTHRVLRADLADPAGIARLHRECARRFDRLDLVVNNAAVIDAVPYAELAPEHWRHTLAVNLTAVHLIVQGALPLLGQGSSLVALSSKSIETGVPRRVHYTATKAALHGLHRSLARELGPRGIRCNVLSLGMVHTEAMDALPDGEREATIERYRAMSPLARLGTPDDVAGAVLWLASDLSRYVTGAVIPVDGGIAA, from the coding sequence GTGGATCTCGGGCTGGCGGGCAAGAAGGCACTCGTGACAGGGGGCACGCGGGGCGTGGGCCGCGGCATCGCGCTCGCGCTGGCACGCAGCGGCGTCGACGTGATCACCTGCCACCGCCAGGACCGTGAGGCCGCCGCCTCGCTGGAGCGCGCGCTGGGGGAGACCGGCGGCACCCACCGCGTGCTGCGGGCCGACCTCGCCGATCCGGCCGGGATCGCCCGCCTGCACCGGGAATGCGCCCGCCGGTTCGACCGCCTGGACCTGGTGGTCAACAACGCCGCCGTCATCGACGCCGTCCCGTACGCCGAACTGGCACCGGAACACTGGCGGCACACCCTCGCGGTCAACCTCACCGCCGTCCACCTGATCGTCCAGGGCGCCCTGCCGCTGCTCGGCCAGGGCAGTTCGCTCGTCGCCCTGAGCTCCAAGTCCATCGAGACCGGCGTGCCCCGGCGGGTCCACTACACCGCCACGAAGGCAGCGCTGCACGGCCTGCACCGCTCGCTCGCCCGAGAACTGGGCCCACGCGGTATCCGCTGCAACGTCCTGTCCCTCGGCATGGTCCACACCGAGGCGATGGACGCGCTGCCCGACGGGGAGCGCGAGGCGACGATCGAGCGCTACCGGGCGATGAGCCCGCTGGCCAGGCTCGGCACCCCGGACGACGTCGCCGGCGCCGTGCTGTGGCTGGCCAGCGACCTCTCCCGCTATGTGACCGGGGCCGTGATCCCGGTCGACGGCGGCATCGCGGCGTGA
- the asnB gene encoding asparagine synthase (glutamine-hydrolyzing) encodes MCGIAGWVDFAADLSGEHTTIGAMNEAQQHRGVDSQGVWCDRHVALGHVRTSVIDLAGGAQPMKAEEDGRTLAVLSFNGEVFNFRELRTELEAYGHRFRTRSDTEVLLRSYLQWGADCLGRLEGMFAFAVWDLRTQSLLLARDRFGLKPLYYRRLPNGVVFASEPKALLTHPLLRAAVDIDGLREVFSTAKVPGRAVFRDQQTLLPGRTLTLSRGGTVEREYWSLRAQPHTEDLPGTIKHVRALLEDIVPGQLTADVPLCTLLSGGVDSSAITALAARWMRRNTGQRLRTVTTTYDGYSENFQPDDTRDTADLPFADAMAEHVGSDHTRIVLDTGDLMDPGIRMAALMAQDQPSYAGDMDASQFLMLKATKSHSTVALTGEVGDELFGGFRWMHDEELVRSGTFPWIANEKRVPGCRKGQGRGLLSDELQAKLDMDSYYADNFSQARKETPHQPGESEYESLMRTVRYVKLTRWLPMLLERGDRLAAAWALETRLPFMDHRLVEYAYNIPWEFHTFDGRDKSLLRAAVEDLLPASVLERRKSPYPVTQDPSYTEALHAELAATFADPDAPVLPLLDPAAVKEVLAHPKGVSQDWPSRMNVEMALGLNAWLKHYSISLEF; translated from the coding sequence ATGTGCGGAATCGCCGGGTGGGTGGACTTCGCGGCTGATCTTTCCGGGGAGCACACGACGATCGGTGCGATGAACGAGGCCCAGCAGCATCGCGGCGTGGACTCGCAGGGTGTCTGGTGCGACCGCCACGTGGCCCTGGGGCATGTGAGGACGTCGGTGATCGACCTGGCCGGCGGAGCCCAGCCCATGAAGGCGGAGGAGGACGGCCGCACGCTGGCCGTGCTCAGCTTCAACGGCGAGGTGTTCAACTTCCGTGAGCTGCGCACCGAACTCGAGGCGTACGGCCACCGTTTCCGCACCCGCAGCGACACGGAGGTGCTGCTGCGCTCCTACCTGCAGTGGGGTGCGGACTGCCTCGGCCGTCTGGAGGGCATGTTCGCCTTCGCCGTGTGGGACCTGCGCACCCAGAGCCTGCTGCTGGCGCGCGACCGGTTCGGGCTCAAACCGCTGTACTACCGCCGGCTCCCGAACGGGGTGGTGTTCGCCTCCGAGCCCAAGGCGCTGCTGACCCACCCGCTCCTGCGTGCCGCGGTGGACATCGACGGCCTCCGGGAGGTCTTCTCCACGGCCAAGGTCCCGGGCCGGGCGGTCTTCCGCGACCAGCAGACGCTGCTGCCCGGCCGCACCCTGACACTCAGCCGGGGCGGAACCGTCGAGCGTGAATACTGGTCGCTGCGGGCGCAGCCGCACACCGAGGACCTGCCGGGCACCATCAAGCACGTACGGGCGCTGCTGGAGGACATCGTGCCCGGGCAGCTCACCGCGGACGTGCCGCTGTGCACCCTGCTGTCCGGCGGCGTCGACTCCAGTGCGATCACCGCGCTGGCCGCGCGGTGGATGCGCCGCAACACCGGGCAGCGCCTGCGCACCGTCACCACGACGTACGACGGCTACAGCGAGAACTTCCAGCCGGACGACACCCGTGACACCGCCGACCTGCCGTTCGCCGATGCCATGGCGGAGCATGTCGGCTCCGACCACACCCGCATCGTCCTGGACACCGGCGATCTGATGGATCCCGGGATCCGGATGGCCGCGCTCATGGCCCAGGACCAGCCGTCCTACGCCGGCGACATGGACGCCTCGCAGTTCCTGATGCTCAAGGCCACCAAGAGCCACTCCACGGTGGCGCTCACCGGCGAGGTCGGCGACGAGCTCTTCGGCGGCTTCCGGTGGATGCACGACGAAGAGCTGGTGCGTTCGGGCACCTTCCCGTGGATCGCCAACGAGAAACGGGTGCCCGGCTGCCGCAAGGGCCAGGGGCGCGGCCTGCTGAGCGACGAGCTGCAGGCCAAGCTGGACATGGACAGCTATTACGCCGACAACTTCTCCCAGGCCCGCAAGGAGACGCCGCACCAGCCGGGCGAGAGCGAGTACGAGAGCCTGATGCGCACGGTCCGCTACGTCAAGCTCACCCGGTGGCTGCCGATGCTGCTGGAGCGCGGCGACCGGCTCGCGGCCGCCTGGGCGCTGGAGACGCGGCTGCCGTTCATGGACCACCGGCTGGTGGAGTACGCCTACAACATCCCGTGGGAGTTCCACACCTTCGACGGACGGGACAAGAGTCTGCTGCGGGCCGCGGTGGAGGATCTGCTGCCGGCCTCGGTCCTCGAACGGCGCAAGAGCCCCTACCCGGTCACCCAGGACCCGTCCTACACCGAGGCCCTGCACGCGGAGCTGGCCGCGACCTTCGCGGACCCGGACGCCCCCGTGCTGCCCCTGCTGGACCCGGCCGCCGTCAAGGAGGTCCTCGCCCACCCCAAGGGGGTCTCCCAGGACTGGCCGAGCCGGATGAACGTGGAGATGGCGCTGGGGCTCAACGCCTGGCTCAAGCACTACAGCATCAGCCTCGAGTTCTAG
- a CDS encoding LLM class flavin-dependent oxidoreductase: MEIGVCLPAGVPGADGGQLVEYARRADQLGFSSLTVTDRVVYDCYDSIVALAAAAAATTRVRLVTAILLPAARPGTAVLAKQLASLDRLSHGRLVVGLGSGMREDDYTATGAGFGDRGRRLDAMIEEMRAIWRGDGPVPGIGPRPVADDIPLWGGGHSPAALRRAAAHTIGWISPGGPPQRVAGQVCAFRELWAEQGRSGTPRIGLNCYAALGPHAAEQAEPYLLDYYAYMGPLAGRLASGAITEPKALRAAAEAYDAAGCDELFVLPVTADPEQLDLIAKAVLH; this comes from the coding sequence GTGGAGATCGGAGTCTGCCTGCCGGCCGGCGTCCCCGGCGCCGACGGAGGCCAGCTCGTCGAGTACGCCCGCCGCGCCGACCAGCTCGGCTTCAGCAGCCTGACCGTCACCGACCGGGTCGTCTACGACTGCTACGACAGCATCGTCGCACTCGCCGCCGCGGCGGCGGCCACCACCCGCGTCAGACTGGTCACCGCCATCCTGCTGCCCGCCGCCCGCCCGGGCACCGCAGTCCTGGCCAAGCAGCTCGCCAGCCTCGACCGGCTCAGCCACGGCCGCCTGGTGGTCGGTCTGGGCTCCGGAATGCGTGAGGACGACTACACCGCGACCGGCGCCGGGTTCGGCGACCGAGGCCGCCGGCTGGACGCGATGATCGAGGAGATGCGCGCCATCTGGCGCGGTGACGGACCGGTCCCCGGGATCGGCCCGCGACCGGTCGCCGACGACATCCCCCTGTGGGGAGGCGGGCACTCCCCGGCCGCGCTGCGGCGCGCCGCAGCACACACCATCGGCTGGATCTCCCCGGGCGGGCCGCCGCAGAGAGTCGCCGGACAGGTCTGCGCGTTCCGTGAGCTGTGGGCCGAACAGGGCCGCAGCGGCACTCCACGGATCGGCCTGAACTGCTACGCGGCACTCGGCCCGCACGCCGCCGAGCAGGCCGAGCCCTACCTGCTCGACTACTACGCCTACATGGGTCCCCTCGCCGGACGCCTGGCGTCCGGGGCCATCACCGAACCGAAGGCACTGCGCGCGGCGGCCGAGGCGTACGACGCGGCCGGCTGCGACGAGTTGTTCGTCCTGCCGGTGACCGCCGACCCGGAGCAGCTCGATCTGATCGCGAAGGCCGTGCTGCACTGA
- a CDS encoding antibiotic biosynthesis monooxygenase, with product MIIHHQARDEDEWAAIQQAYRQVSSRLAGVPGLLGNELMRSAADPSSVAVVSRWRDLAAFQEWEQGGAHRETTASLRPYRDSRLPVPFGVYRIEAAYH from the coding sequence GTGATCATCCATCACCAGGCCCGCGACGAGGACGAATGGGCGGCCATCCAGCAGGCGTATCGGCAAGTCAGCAGTCGGCTGGCGGGCGTGCCCGGACTGCTCGGCAACGAGCTGATGCGCTCTGCCGCCGACCCCAGCTCCGTGGCCGTGGTCAGCCGCTGGCGTGATCTGGCGGCGTTCCAGGAGTGGGAGCAGGGCGGTGCGCACCGCGAGACCACCGCCTCCCTGCGGCCCTACCGGGACAGCCGGCTGCCGGTGCCGTTCGGCGTCTACCGAATCGAGGCCGCTTACCACTAG
- a CDS encoding SDR family NAD(P)-dependent oxidoreductase, with translation MEQGLAGKRVLVTGGTRGIGRATVLGFARAGARLAVVARGTGEDAERLERELKEIGAHHTLLRADVTDSAQVAAALAQCREQLGGLDVLVNNVGVDGAVWFADLDENEWHRVLDHNLTSAYLVTQAALELLADGSSIINIGSSVAMRGRVRGVHYTAAKAALVGLTRALCKELGPRAIRVNTVAPGLTETEPGAGLPPEAVEHIVGMTALGRICQPQDVAGAVLFLAGDTSRYISGVTLNVDGGV, from the coding sequence ATGGAACAGGGACTGGCGGGCAAACGGGTCCTGGTCACCGGCGGCACCCGCGGCATCGGCAGGGCCACCGTGCTCGGCTTCGCCCGGGCCGGCGCGCGGCTGGCGGTGGTGGCGCGCGGGACCGGCGAGGACGCCGAGCGCCTGGAACGCGAGTTGAAGGAGATCGGCGCGCACCACACGCTGCTGCGTGCCGACGTGACCGACTCCGCGCAGGTCGCCGCGGCGCTTGCGCAGTGCCGCGAGCAGTTGGGCGGGCTGGACGTGCTGGTCAACAATGTCGGGGTGGACGGCGCGGTGTGGTTCGCCGACCTGGACGAGAACGAGTGGCACCGGGTGCTGGACCACAACCTCACCAGCGCCTACCTGGTCACCCAGGCGGCGCTGGAGCTCCTGGCCGACGGCTCGTCGATCATCAACATCGGTTCCTCGGTGGCGATGCGCGGGCGGGTGCGCGGTGTGCACTACACCGCCGCCAAGGCCGCCCTGGTGGGTCTGACACGCGCGCTGTGCAAGGAGCTGGGTCCGCGCGCCATCCGCGTCAACACGGTGGCCCCCGGGCTGACCGAGACGGAACCGGGCGCCGGGCTGCCCCCCGAGGCGGTGGAACACATCGTCGGCATGACCGCGCTCGGCCGGATCTGCCAGCCCCAGGACGTGGCCGGGGCCGTGCTGTTCCTGGCCGGCGACACCTCCCGCTACATCAGCGGGGTGACCTTGAACGTCGACGGCGGGGTGTGA
- a CDS encoding LLM class flavin-dependent oxidoreductase gives MAGIEIGVALPTTVPDKDAPALPQWARRAEELGFASLGVLDRLVYDNFEPLTALAAAAAVTSRIRLASTILIAACRGAAAPLAKQAATVDALSGGRLVLGLAAGGREDDYRAAGVAYGGRGARLDALVGEMREIWAGHGPEPGIGPRPHRGTIPLLFGGHAPTAMRRAARYGTGWIAGGSSVTAYADLVGRVRQEWALQGRTDRPRMVALVYACLGQDAERRAADYLRGYYSFIGAKADRAASGVLVDAGALGEAIAGYAESGCDELIVLPCTADPLQLDLLAKAALG, from the coding sequence GTGGCAGGGATCGAGATCGGGGTGGCGCTGCCCACCACCGTCCCCGACAAGGACGCGCCCGCGCTGCCGCAGTGGGCGCGGCGGGCCGAGGAACTCGGCTTCGCGAGCCTCGGCGTGCTGGACCGGCTGGTGTACGACAACTTCGAGCCGCTGACCGCGCTCGCCGCGGCGGCGGCGGTCACCAGCCGTATCCGGCTGGCCAGCACCATCCTGATCGCGGCCTGCCGCGGTGCCGCCGCGCCGCTGGCCAAGCAGGCGGCCACCGTGGACGCGCTCAGCGGCGGACGGCTGGTGCTCGGCCTGGCGGCCGGGGGCAGGGAGGACGACTACCGGGCGGCCGGTGTCGCCTACGGCGGTCGAGGTGCCCGGCTGGACGCCCTGGTCGGCGAGATGCGGGAGATCTGGGCGGGACACGGACCCGAACCCGGGATCGGCCCGCGCCCCCACCGGGGCACGATCCCGCTGCTGTTCGGAGGGCACGCGCCCACCGCGATGCGGCGCGCCGCCCGTTACGGCACCGGCTGGATCGCCGGCGGCAGCTCCGTCACCGCGTACGCCGACCTGGTGGGGCGGGTCCGTCAGGAGTGGGCGCTGCAGGGCCGGACCGACCGGCCGCGGATGGTCGCGCTGGTGTACGCCTGTCTGGGGCAGGATGCCGAGCGGCGTGCGGCGGACTATCTGCGCGGCTACTACTCGTTCATCGGGGCCAAGGCGGACCGGGCGGCTTCCGGCGTGCTGGTGGACGCCGGGGCGCTGGGCGAGGCCATCGCCGGCTACGCCGAGAGCGGCTGCGACGAGTTGATCGTGCTGCCGTGCACCGCGGATCCGCTTCAGCTGGACCTGCTGGCGAAGGCCGCGCTGGGCTGA
- a CDS encoding cytochrome P450, whose product MPQTQPQPLDLARGCPLAQPEPYARLRSEAPVSPVRLPDGGTGWLVTSFRDVTAALAHPQVSAQRHFQTSVNSVTLTPEEYLASGFGTSFIGMDPPEHTRYRRLLTGQFTVRRLKSLAPSIERIVDECLDALEAAGPPADLVTDFAQPVPSQVICALFGMPYRDSALFQERSHVIFRMERGKEELLDAMTGMADDMRALVRKKRESPDTSLLSGLIEAVPEDGTPLTDDELVAVGNLMMIAGYETTANVIGLGVLALMSFRSQWETLREQPELVDRAVEEILRYTTVGPFCLPRTAKADLELGGQQIRAGDPLLLATESANWDPAQFPRPEEFDVTRRPKRHVAFAYGLHQCLGQELARMEMRIAFGKLVRRFPELSLTVPADQVPMRTDMQIYGAHTLPVTW is encoded by the coding sequence ATGCCCCAGACCCAACCGCAGCCCCTGGACCTGGCGCGCGGCTGCCCGCTGGCGCAACCGGAGCCGTACGCCCGGTTGCGTTCCGAGGCGCCGGTCAGCCCGGTCAGGCTGCCGGACGGCGGCACCGGCTGGCTGGTGACGAGTTTCAGGGACGTCACCGCCGCCCTGGCACACCCCCAGGTGAGCGCGCAGCGGCACTTCCAGACCTCGGTCAACTCGGTCACCCTCACCCCCGAGGAGTATCTCGCCTCCGGATTCGGCACCTCCTTCATCGGGATGGACCCGCCGGAGCACACCCGTTACCGACGGCTGCTGACCGGGCAGTTCACGGTCCGCAGGCTCAAGTCGCTGGCTCCGAGCATCGAACGGATCGTGGACGAGTGCCTGGACGCCCTGGAGGCCGCGGGTCCGCCGGCGGACCTGGTGACGGACTTCGCGCAGCCCGTCCCCTCCCAGGTGATCTGCGCGCTGTTCGGCATGCCCTACCGGGACAGCGCGCTGTTCCAGGAGCGCTCTCACGTGATCTTTCGGATGGAGCGGGGCAAGGAGGAGCTGCTGGACGCGATGACCGGCATGGCGGACGACATGCGCGCCCTGGTGCGAAAGAAGCGCGAGAGTCCGGACACGAGTCTGCTGAGCGGCCTCATCGAGGCGGTGCCCGAGGACGGGACGCCGCTGACGGACGACGAGCTGGTGGCCGTCGGCAATCTGATGATGATCGCGGGCTACGAGACCACCGCCAATGTGATCGGGCTGGGCGTACTGGCCCTGATGTCCTTCCGGTCGCAGTGGGAGACGTTGCGGGAGCAGCCGGAGCTGGTCGACCGTGCGGTGGAGGAGATCCTGCGCTACACCACGGTCGGTCCCTTCTGCCTGCCGCGCACGGCAAAGGCCGATCTCGAGCTCGGCGGGCAGCAGATCAGGGCGGGCGATCCGCTCCTGCTGGCGACCGAGTCGGCCAACTGGGACCCCGCGCAGTTCCCCCGCCCGGAAGAGTTCGACGTGACCCGCCGCCCCAAGCGGCATGTGGCCTTCGCCTACGGCCTGCACCAGTGCCTGGGGCAGGAGCTGGCCCGTATGGAGATGCGGATCGCGTTCGGCAAGCTGGTGCGGCGGTTCCCGGAGCTGAGCCTGACCGTCCCGGCCGACCAGGTGCCGATGCGCACCGACATGCAGATCTACGGCGCGCACACGCTGCCGGTCACCTGGTGA
- a CDS encoding FAD-dependent monooxygenase produces the protein MHDVRVPVLIVGGGPVGLSTALFSQRHGVGTMLVEKRDGTSTLPRAPGLQARTLEMFRSAGLGPDIRALEIGDSHPDFEGGIIQAETFAQVAEAVTVERPSLDGPSISPERVMGCGQDRYERVLAEKAGALGADIRFGTKLVELRQDPDGVTAVAEEQHSGRRITVRADYVVAADGTNSTVRALLGVPRHGRGTVFDALSIYFHSNDLEMLLKDHRFILFYASASGTLTGLSRLHGCSPWLAAPLYHPHQGEKPEDFTDERCAQIIRTAAGRADLDVEIVAKIPWEGAQLVAERFRVDRVFLAGDAAHVHPPAGGFGANTGIHDAHNLSWKLAAVLQGRGGAALLDTYHEERHAVGSAMAAQALVRNRIRHGYATDEDKRSMVDDIIVTLGYRYSSSSVSAPADRPVLTPELRLEGEPGTRAPHVWLERDGERISTIDLFWDDHVLLTDSSPAARHWAQAARSVADELGLSLRTHVLGPDGELVPQDRDWAQAFGVHEGGAVLVRPDAMVAWRSPHPAGDLAQALARIRTSLARAAGHAPAPAGR, from the coding sequence ATGCACGACGTGAGAGTCCCGGTGCTGATCGTGGGAGGCGGCCCCGTGGGGCTGTCCACCGCACTGTTCAGCCAACGACACGGGGTCGGCACGATGCTTGTGGAGAAGCGGGACGGTACGTCGACGCTGCCGCGTGCCCCGGGTCTGCAGGCGCGGACCCTGGAGATGTTCCGCTCCGCCGGCCTGGGACCGGACATCCGCGCCCTGGAGATCGGGGACTCGCACCCCGACTTCGAGGGCGGCATCATCCAGGCGGAGACCTTCGCCCAGGTCGCTGAGGCGGTCACGGTGGAACGGCCCTCCCTCGACGGACCCTCCATCAGCCCGGAGCGGGTGATGGGCTGCGGCCAGGACCGCTACGAGCGGGTGCTCGCCGAGAAGGCCGGCGCCCTGGGCGCGGACATCCGCTTCGGAACGAAGCTGGTGGAACTGCGCCAGGACCCGGACGGGGTCACGGCCGTCGCCGAGGAACAGCACAGCGGCAGGCGGATCACCGTGCGCGCCGACTACGTGGTCGCGGCGGACGGCACCAACAGCACCGTGCGCGCTCTGCTCGGCGTTCCCCGCCACGGCCGCGGCACGGTGTTCGACGCACTGAGCATCTACTTCCACTCGAACGACCTGGAGATGCTCCTGAAGGACCACCGGTTCATCCTGTTCTACGCCTCGGCCTCCGGGACGCTGACGGGCCTGTCCCGGCTGCACGGGTGCAGCCCCTGGCTCGCCGCACCGCTGTACCACCCGCACCAGGGGGAGAAGCCCGAGGACTTCACCGACGAACGGTGTGCGCAGATCATCCGCACCGCAGCGGGCAGGGCGGACCTGGACGTGGAGATCGTCGCGAAGATCCCCTGGGAGGGGGCCCAGCTGGTGGCCGAGCGCTTTCGCGTCGACCGGGTCTTCCTGGCCGGGGACGCCGCGCACGTGCACCCGCCGGCCGGCGGCTTCGGAGCCAACACCGGCATCCACGACGCGCACAACCTGTCCTGGAAGCTGGCCGCCGTGCTGCAGGGCCGGGGCGGCGCGGCCCTGCTGGACACCTACCACGAGGAGCGGCACGCGGTGGGCAGCGCCATGGCCGCACAGGCCCTGGTGCGCAACCGCATCCGGCACGGCTACGCCACCGACGAGGACAAGCGGTCGATGGTGGACGACATCATCGTCACCCTCGGCTACCGGTACTCCTCCTCGTCCGTCTCGGCGCCGGCCGACCGCCCGGTGCTCACCCCCGAGTTGCGGCTGGAGGGCGAGCCGGGGACCCGGGCCCCGCATGTGTGGCTGGAACGCGACGGCGAGCGGATCTCGACCATCGACCTGTTCTGGGACGACCACGTGCTGCTGACGGACTCCTCACCGGCGGCCCGGCACTGGGCGCAGGCCGCGCGGTCGGTGGCCGACGAGCTGGGCCTGTCGCTGCGCACCCATGTGCTGGGCCCCGACGGGGAACTGGTGCCGCAGGACCGCGACTGGGCACAGGCCTTCGGCGTCCACGAGGGCGGCGCGGTCCTGGTGCGTCCGGACGCCATGGTCGCCTGGCGGTCCCCGCATCCGGCCGGCGACCTGGCGCAGGCCCTGGCGCGGATCCGCACGTCACTGGCGCGCGCCGCGGGTCACGCCCCTGCCCCCGCCGGCCGGTGA
- a CDS encoding methyltransferase, with protein MASTAPDASTSAGILRLGNAFCDARAVQTAVELDLFTTLHDFPGGAQAQDVRRVLKLHGRGLTDFLDLLAALGLLVREDGRYRNAPGAERHLVRGAKEYVGGFVFRSSRNLYPAWGRLEEALRTGKQQSGSDFDAVVKNPGILRQFIGSMDALTNVLGDQLTGAFDFAAHGLVADIGGARGNLAAQILGAAGHLKGIVFDLPEMEPFAKELIAERGLEGRLAFHGGSFFTDPLPEADVLVLGHVLHDWAPDIRRTLTLKAWEAVRPGGALLVYDRMLDDAADHVENLVISLDMLLVTDGGSEYPASEITGYAAEVGASAEVRPLGDYDTLVVVRKPR; from the coding sequence ATGGCCAGCACGGCCCCGGATGCCAGTACCTCAGCCGGCATCCTCCGGCTCGGCAATGCGTTCTGCGATGCCAGGGCGGTACAGACCGCCGTTGAGCTGGATCTGTTCACCACCCTGCACGACTTCCCGGGCGGGGCCCAGGCGCAGGACGTCCGCCGCGTCCTGAAGCTGCACGGCCGGGGGCTGACGGATTTCCTCGACCTGCTGGCCGCGCTCGGGCTGCTGGTGCGCGAGGACGGACGCTACCGCAACGCCCCGGGCGCCGAACGGCACCTGGTGCGCGGCGCCAAGGAGTACGTGGGCGGTTTCGTCTTCCGCTCCAGCCGCAACCTCTACCCGGCGTGGGGCCGGCTGGAGGAGGCGCTGCGGACGGGGAAACAGCAGTCCGGCAGCGACTTCGACGCCGTTGTGAAGAACCCCGGGATCCTGCGTCAGTTCATCGGCAGCATGGACGCCCTGACCAATGTGCTGGGCGATCAGCTGACCGGGGCGTTCGACTTCGCCGCCCACGGCCTCGTCGCCGACATCGGCGGGGCCCGCGGCAACCTGGCCGCCCAGATCCTCGGCGCGGCGGGGCACCTCAAGGGCATCGTCTTCGACCTGCCGGAGATGGAGCCGTTCGCCAAGGAGCTGATCGCCGAACGCGGTCTGGAGGGCCGCCTCGCCTTCCACGGCGGCAGCTTCTTCACCGACCCGCTGCCGGAGGCGGACGTGCTCGTCCTCGGCCATGTGCTGCACGACTGGGCGCCGGACATCCGCCGCACCCTCACCCTGAAGGCGTGGGAGGCCGTCCGTCCCGGCGGGGCGCTGCTGGTCTACGACCGGATGCTGGACGACGCTGCGGACCATGTGGAGAACCTCGTCATCAGCCTGGACATGCTCCTGGTGACCGACGGCGGCTCGGAGTACCCGGCGTCGGAAATCACCGGCTACGCCGCGGAGGTCGGCGCCTCGGCGGAGGTCCGGCCGCTCGGCGACTACGACACCCTGGTCGTCGTACGCAAGCCGAGGTAG
- a CDS encoding methyltransferase, whose protein sequence is MTASTDDHSPAVPFNARPLIELGTGFWGAKTLLTAVEIGLFTVLGDGEAGEEQLRATLDLHPRSSRDFLDALVALGVLEREDGRYRNTPTTAYFLDENRESYIGGWMRQASKHLFRAWEGLTESLRTGKPYIGWDSEDFFERLYEDIDERRSFIAAMDAWNTHIAAELAAGLDWTRHGTFVDVGGARGNLAATLLKAQPHLQGTVLDRPELAELFEEHMRRRGTTGRIGFTTGDFFNEPIPPADVLIFGHILHDWDDGQRETLVRRAFEAVEPGGVAIFYDRMIDDDRRHHATGLLGCLNLLVVTPGGSEYTVADCRRYAADAGFASTSTLPLFDGLETAVIAHKAG, encoded by the coding sequence ATGACCGCCTCCACTGACGACCACAGCCCCGCCGTCCCGTTCAACGCCCGGCCGCTCATCGAACTGGGCACCGGTTTCTGGGGTGCCAAGACCCTGCTGACGGCCGTCGAGATCGGCCTGTTCACCGTGCTGGGCGACGGCGAGGCGGGCGAGGAACAGCTGCGCGCGACGCTGGACCTGCACCCCCGCTCCTCGCGGGACTTCCTGGACGCCCTGGTGGCGCTCGGGGTACTGGAGCGGGAGGACGGGAGGTACCGCAACACTCCGACGACCGCGTACTTCCTGGACGAGAACCGCGAGAGCTACATCGGCGGCTGGATGCGGCAGGCCAGCAAACACCTGTTCAGGGCCTGGGAAGGGCTCACCGAGAGCCTGCGCACCGGCAAGCCGTACATCGGCTGGGACAGCGAGGACTTCTTCGAGCGGCTCTACGAGGACATCGACGAGCGGCGCAGCTTCATCGCCGCGATGGACGCCTGGAACACCCACATCGCCGCCGAGCTGGCGGCCGGCCTGGACTGGACCCGGCACGGGACGTTCGTCGACGTCGGCGGCGCCCGGGGCAACCTGGCGGCCACGTTGCTCAAGGCACAGCCGCACCTGCAGGGCACGGTCCTGGACCGGCCGGAACTCGCCGAGCTGTTCGAGGAGCACATGCGGCGCCGCGGTACCACCGGCCGCATCGGCTTCACGACCGGCGACTTCTTCAACGAACCGATCCCGCCGGCCGATGTGCTGATCTTCGGTCACATCCTGCACGACTGGGACGACGGCCAGCGGGAGACCCTGGTCCGCCGGGCCTTCGAAGCGGTCGAGCCCGGTGGTGTCGCGATCTTCTACGACCGGATGATCGACGACGACCGCAGGCACCACGCGACCGGCCTGCTGGGCTGCCTGAACCTGCTGGTCGTGACGCCGGGCGGCTCGGAGTACACCGTCGCCGACTGCCGCCGCTACGCCGCGGACGCCGGTTTCGCCTCGACGTCGACGCTGCCCCTGTTCGACGGCTTGGAGACGGCGGTCATCGCGCACAAGGCCGGCTGA